The following is a genomic window from Verrucomicrobiia bacterium.
CGGCATCATCATCATCGCGGCCACCAACCGGCCGGATGTTCTGGACCCGGCCCTGCTGCGCCCGGGGCGTTTTGACCGGCAAATTGTCATCAACCTCCCCGATGTGCGCGGGCGCGAAGCGATTTTGAAAGTCCATGCCAAGAAGGTGAAACTTGATCCCAGCGTGGATTTGGCGGTGATTGCCCGCGGCACGCCGGGCTATTCCGGGGCCGAGCTGGCCAACTTGTTGAACGAGGCGGCCCTGCTGGCTGCCCGCGCCGGCAAGAAAGCCATCACCATGGCTGAGCTGGAAGAGGCACGGGTCAAGGTGCGCTGGGGCCGCGAGCGGCGCAGTCTGGCCATGAGCGAGGAGGAGAAACGCAGCACGGCGTGGCACGAGGCTGGCCATGCGCTGGTCAACGTGCTCCTGCCCCACACGCATCCGCTGCACAAGGTGACCATCATCCCGCGGGGACAATCCCTGGGCGCCACCATGTCCCTGCCACGGGAGGACACGTTCAGCCGGCGCAAAAAAGAGATGCTGGCCATGATTTCGGTCATCATGGCCGGCCGCATTGCCGAGGAGCTGTACACCGGCGATGTGTCCACCGGTGCTGCCAACGACATTCAACAGGCCACCAGCATTGCGCGGGCCATGGTCTGCCAGTTCGGCATGAGCGAGAAGCTGGGCATGATTCAATTTGGCGAGGAAGACGGCTACGTCTTCCTGGGCCGTGAAATGGTGCGCAGCAAGGGCTATAGCGAGCAGACCGCCCGGGAAATTGATCAGGAGATCAAGCGCATCATTGATGATTGCTACAAAGTGGCCAAGGACCTGATCTGGCAGCACCGGGACAAATTGGAAATGATTGCACAGGCCCTGTTGGAGTACGAAACGCTCGATGGCAGCCAGGTGGAGGAAATTGTCCGCACCGGCCGCTTCACTCCCTCCGAGCCCCAGTACCGCGGCTCCGCCCCGGCGGGGGCTCCGGCCGACACGCCGACACCAGAGATGGCCGTGCCCAAGCCGCCTACGCTGCCGGGCCTGGGATCCCCCGCACCCGCGCCGGCCTGAGCCGATAACCGGGGCGGTTTCGAGTCTGGTGCCAGCCGGGGGCGCGCCGGGCGGCTTTTTTTTTGGCGACTGAACCCACGGGATTTGTTATACTGCCGCCATGAACCGACCCGGTGCCTCACGATTGGACAGCGAGCTGACCAACCTGGAGCTGCTCGGCCTGCTTTCGTCGCGCATCATCCATGACCTGAAAAACAAACTGGCGGTGATTTCGGGGCATGCCCAGTTTGCTGAAATGTCCAAACAGAATCCCCAGGTGGCTGCCTCCGGCATGGCCATCATCAAACGGGTAAGCGAGGAGGCCGGCAAGCACGTGGAAGCCCTCGCCAAACTGCGGCGCACCCTGCCCACCGAACGCCATGAGTGTGAGCCGGCGGAGGCTTTGGCGGTGCTGACGGAGCTTATGGCGGGCAAGGAGGGCTGGGAATTGCGCGCCCCCAACGCCGGCACGCTGAACAAGCTGGCCGTGGAGCGGCGCTGGCTGCGTTTCATTTTGCGGCATTTTCTCTCCGTTTGTCAGGGCTCTCCCGGCGTGGTGACGGTGGACCAGGCACGCGGGGAGGTCCCCCCCGAGGGGGCGGATGTGGCGCCGCTCTTTCCTGACCGCCAGTGCTTCCGGGTGCGGATGAGTTGCAAGGCCAGTCCCACTGAAAAACCGCCGCTCAATGAGGATCCGGTGCTGCAGTTTCAGACCCTGGCTGTTTATGAGCTGATTCGGAAACTTGAAGGCGGGCTGGTCCAGCAGGCCGGTCCCGATGGCCGCGAAGAAATCGTCATCCTGATCCCCCTGGTGCAAACCTCCGCCCGCGCATGATCCAAGATACCATTGCCAAAATCGAGGCCCGGCTGGCTTCGACGGAACAGTTGCCGGAGGAAAAGCGGCGGGAATTGCTGGAGCTGGTGAGCCGCCTCAAGGAGGAAGTGCATTCGTTGTCTCAAACGCATGCCGATGACGCCCGGAGCATCGCCCAGTTTGCCGCCCTCTCCACCCACGAAGCCACCCGTGAGGACGTGAAACAGCCCCTGCTGGACACGGCCCTCAACGGCCTGGCCCGTTCCGTGCAGGGATTTGAATCTTCGCATCCCCGGCTGGTGGACGTGGTCAACCGCATTTGCACCACCCTGTCGAATCTGGGCATTTAGGCTGCCCCTTCCGCATACCATGGCTTTGACCGTTGCCTTTCTTACCCACGAGCCCTTTTATCCCCCCACCGGGGGCGGCTCTTCCGAGGCCATTTATTTGGTGCAGGAGCTGGTGCGGCGCGGGCATCGGGTGCGCCTGTTTTGCCCGCAAGTGGAGGAGCCGGAGAAGGTGGCGCGGGAGTTTCGGGTGCATTTGGAGCCTTTTACCCGCTGGCGGATGGGCCGTTACGCACGCCTGCGTAATCTCAAGTACCTGGCCTTTCCGTGGTTTCTGGAGCAGCAGGTGGCCCGGAGTGTGCAGCGGGAGCCGGTGCAGGTCATTCTTTCCCAGCACACTATCGCTTCGGTGGCCGCCGGCAGGCTAAAAAAACGCCTGGGCATCTGCACCGTCATGAATTATCTGGATTTCTTGACGGGGTTCATGGAGGCCTGGCCGCCGTATGTGGCCCCCCCCTTTTTGCTGCGCCGCTTGGAGCATTTTGAAGTCACCCTGCCGCGGCGTTACGGGGCGGACGGAGTGCTGGCCATTAGTGACACCATGGCCGAGCATTTGGCCCAGGCAGGCTGTCCCAGGGAGCGCATTTGTCCCATCTACTTCGGCTACGATCCGGCCGTGTTTCCCTTGCGCCCGCCGGATCTGGTTCCGCCGCCAGAAAAGCCGGTGGTGGTGATGCATGGGTCCTTCGACCAGCATCATCTCGGCCCAATCGCGCTGGAGGGCATGGCCGAGCTCGTCCGTCGGCGACCGGAGGTGGTCCTTCGGTTTGTGGGACGTGAAACGCCAAGTTTGTTGGGTTTCGTGGAACGTTTGCGCAATCAAGTGCCCCACGCGCGGGTGGAACTGACCGGATTCACCCCCTATCACGAGGTCGCCCGGCATCTGCACACCGCCAGTGTGGGCTTGGTGCCCTACGAGGAAACCACCGGCACCCATTGCGCCTTTGTGGCCAAAATTGTCGAGTATCTGGGCGTGGGCCTGCCGGTGGTCAGCACCGCTCTCCGCAGCATCAGTCGTTATTTTGCTGATGAACCGCTGGCCCGTTTCGTGCCCTTCGCTGGCCGGCCCTTTGCCGAGGCTGTGTTGCATCAACTGCAACTGCCGCACGATCAGCAAATCGAATGGGGACAGCGCGCCAGTGCCCGGGTCCAACGCGAGCTGGCTTGGCAGGTAATCAGCCGAAAAGCCGTGAACTTTGTAGAGCGGGTTGCCGGGGATGGCTCCAACCCCCGCCAGCCGTAGTCCTCTGCCGCCTTCCCGGCCTCATTGCTTGGGCGGCATGCCGGCGTAGCGGTACAGGTCCGTAATGGCCCACAAATTTAATGGATCAAACGCCTGGCCAAATTTCAACGGCCGGGCGCTGTAATCGGCCCAGATATAATTCGACATCCCCCCTTGGGAGCTGCGCGCCGTGCGCATGTGCTTGTTTTGATCAAGCTGCAGGATGTCGTCATACATGTCATAATCCATGTAATAATGGCCGGAATCATACTCTTTCTCCCCAAATACGATGGTCTGGCTGGGGTCTTTGATGGCATTTTCGCTTAACACCCGGGTGGACGTGCCGGCCCGGTAATTGGCCCAGTCGTTGGACGCATTGACTTTGAAATAATCATTCCAGCCGTTGATGATGTAACTGCGTGGGGCGGCATCCGCCGGGTATTGAGCCGCGGTATTATCCCCCTGGCCAAAGGTCTGTGGATTCATATCATCGCTGGGGCAGACCAGCAGCTTGAGATTGTTGAAATAGGGGTACAAACGACTGGGCCAGCGCTCACGGCGGGTGCGGGGCGGATAATAGCCGTCATTGTCCTGCACATACATCTGCAACGCCAGACCAAGCTGGCGCATGCTGTTCAGACACTGGATGCGTTGGGCGGTGGCCTTGGCGCGGCCCAGCGCGGGCAACAGCATGCTGGCGAGGATGGCGATAATGGCCACCACCACCAGAAGTTCAATCAAGGTAAAGCCCCGGCGGCTTGCGCCGGAGGCAACGCGGTTCATCTGAACTGGGCACACCATACCATGCCATTAGACGTCCGCCCTCGCGCGGAAGTTACGCCAAATTTTATCGGCTCCAAGTCGCGGCACGCGGCGGGGCGGCCGCTTCATTCGGCCGCGGTCCGCAACCGATAAAACCGCGCCCGGGCCTCAGCCGGCTCGGACTGGGGCAGGGGCAGATTCAAGAACACGCGGTACCACGGCGCTTTGGGCAGAGGGGTGACCTGCCGGGGCAGGGGTTGGACCACGGGCTGCCAGTTTCGCAAGTCGGAGGAAGTTTCCAGGACATACGGCACGCCAGCCCCCACCAGGTACTCCAATACCAGATTGCCGGCGGCGACCTTGGGTGCCGCGGCGAATCCCAACAAATAACCCAGCCCGGGAGCACTGCTAAAGCCGCCAGTGAGATGGCTGACCTGCAGCATATAACTCACTGGTGCGGCGCCCGGATTATAGACGGCAATATTCCATTTGCCCGCCACAGGGGCATTACTGACCACGATTTGCTCGATATTGGTGCCCGCGCTGACCGAGCTGTAATCAAAACTGCCGGGGGTGGGATAGGCGGGCGACCGCGAGACCAGCAAATCCACGTTGCCGTCCAGCGGCCACAAAGTGAACACGCCGGCCGAGGCATCCGGCGGCAGGGTAACCTCGTAATAAGTCAGAGTGCCGGGACCAAGGATGCCGCTGGCGGGCGGGCCGCCGGAGGTAAGCACCGGCAGATTAAAGCCCACCATCAGCGTGAAGGTGTTGGTCGTGCCCGGCGTTTCATTGCGCACGCCAAGGTAGTAACGGAGGCCGGGGATAATCTGGGGGGTGCTAAAGCCCAGCGCATCCAAGATGGCGGCGCCACTCTGCACATCATTCAACAGCACCACGCTGCCGGGGGTGTTGGTGTCCGGTATGCCAATTTG
Proteins encoded in this region:
- a CDS encoding DUF1559 domain-containing protein; amino-acid sequence: MNRVASGASRRGFTLIELLVVVAIIAILASMLLPALGRAKATAQRIQCLNSMRQLGLALQMYVQDNDGYYPPRTRRERWPSRLYPYFNNLKLLVCPSDDMNPQTFGQGDNTAAQYPADAAPRSYIINGWNDYFKVNASNDWANYRAGTSTRVLSENAIKDPSQTIVFGEKEYDSGHYYMDYDMYDDILQLDQNKHMRTARSSQGGMSNYIWADYSARPLKFGQAFDPLNLWAITDLYRYAGMPPKQ
- the ftsH gene encoding ATP-dependent zinc metalloprotease FtsH, with protein sequence MFDDENNRKGDNEGDRKGGDFKVSPRTWLVWIIILATIPLLMMLKERSDGVQQPLRRAEFFSLVRSNYIVQGTLVRDAQYDNMYEVVGKYRIERNGKIEEKPFLVKDIILSEEDLKLLLETDKFDTRKPNTVLTQLLVGVLPIVLIVALIYFFLIRQIRMAGRGALSFGKSKARMLSKEKNKTTFKDVAGVDEAKEEVQELVEFLRDPKKFQRLGGRIPKGILMIGAPGTGKTLLAKAIAGEADAAFFSISGSDFVEMFVGVGASRVRDMFEQARKNTPCLVFIDEIDAVGRSRGHGLGGGNDEREQTLNALLVEMDGFDTTDGIIIIAATNRPDVLDPALLRPGRFDRQIVINLPDVRGREAILKVHAKKVKLDPSVDLAVIARGTPGYSGAELANLLNEAALLAARAGKKAITMAELEEARVKVRWGRERRSLAMSEEEKRSTAWHEAGHALVNVLLPHTHPLHKVTIIPRGQSLGATMSLPREDTFSRRKKEMLAMISVIMAGRIAEELYTGDVSTGAANDIQQATSIARAMVCQFGMSEKLGMIQFGEEDGYVFLGREMVRSKGYSEQTAREIDQEIKRIIDDCYKVAKDLIWQHRDKLEMIAQALLEYETLDGSQVEEIVRTGRFTPSEPQYRGSAPAGAPADTPTPEMAVPKPPTLPGLGSPAPAPA
- a CDS encoding glycosyltransferase, with the translated sequence MALTVAFLTHEPFYPPTGGGSSEAIYLVQELVRRGHRVRLFCPQVEEPEKVAREFRVHLEPFTRWRMGRYARLRNLKYLAFPWFLEQQVARSVQREPVQVILSQHTIASVAAGRLKKRLGICTVMNYLDFLTGFMEAWPPYVAPPFLLRRLEHFEVTLPRRYGADGVLAISDTMAEHLAQAGCPRERICPIYFGYDPAVFPLRPPDLVPPPEKPVVVMHGSFDQHHLGPIALEGMAELVRRRPEVVLRFVGRETPSLLGFVERLRNQVPHARVELTGFTPYHEVARHLHTASVGLVPYEETTGTHCAFVAKIVEYLGVGLPVVSTALRSISRYFADEPLARFVPFAGRPFAEAVLHQLQLPHDQQIEWGQRASARVQRELAWQVISRKAVNFVERVAGDGSNPRQP
- a CDS encoding DUF4404 family protein; this translates as MIQDTIAKIEARLASTEQLPEEKRRELLELVSRLKEEVHSLSQTHADDARSIAQFAALSTHEATREDVKQPLLDTALNGLARSVQGFESSHPRLVDVVNRICTTLSNLGI